From one Gossypium hirsutum isolate 1008001.06 chromosome D08, Gossypium_hirsutum_v2.1, whole genome shotgun sequence genomic stretch:
- the LOC107899128 gene encoding 39S ribosomal protein L45, mitochondrial isoform X2: MALLRRFNTIRSLYQTLEMHQSSSFLSRSYSSGFSNVSQFYGQGVTSCLYKTQTNALPWTCRNTPTLRSTTAAELLIFLNDKKSLSTQAPTQTRKVGAQISMTSPGFVYEPYALREPIPFWKRYFTRTGWRQTKEDIKSELKSAYAIAKLRKTGYSKQKFYKEAVELYKEISTLVANGDKTSLRKAVTENMFSALKNEIKQRESIWSKVYWELVEPIVKIRTLRARLIGVDKNDLNKAFIQLTLEFLTKEKFEAYDSKGAVVAGDKMKEVLVRSIWVFEKSLFHSGAHWRLCGRIKV, translated from the exons ATACTATTCGTTCTCTTTATCAAACCCTTGAGATGCATCAATCTTCTTCATTCCT CTCAAGAAGCTATTCCAGTGGGTTTTCAAATG TATCTCAATTCTACGGCCAAGGTGTAACTTCTTGCTTATATAAGACACAAACTAATGCTCTTCCTTGGACATGTAGAAACACACCGACACTTCGTTCAACCACG GCTGCTGAATTGTTGATCTTTTTGAATGACAAAAAGTCCTTATCCACACAAGCGCCTACACAAACACGGAAAGTG GGAGCTCAAATTTCTATGACTAGCCCTGGATTTGTGTATGAACCTTATGCACTTCGTGAACCGATCCCGTTTTGGAAGAG GTATTTTACAAGAACCGGTTGGAGACAAACAAAAGAAGATATCAAGTCTGAG CTCAAGAGTGCCTATGCAATTGCTAAGTTAAGGAAAACGGGGTACTCAAAACAGAAGTTCTATAAGGAAGCCGTAGAATTATACAAAGAG ATAAGTACTCTAGTAGCAAATGGTGACAAAACATCATTACGGAAAGCAGTTACGGAAAATATGTTCTCT GCACTCAAGAATGAAATTAAGCAAAGGGAATCTATATGGAGTAAGGTTTACTGGGAGTTGGTCGAACCTATTGTTAAAATACGAACTTTGCGAGCCCGATTG ATTGGTGTTGATAAGAATGACCTTAATAAAGCTTTCATCCAACTTACTCTCGAGTTCCTGACTAAGGAG AAATTCGAAGCATATGATTCTAAAGGCGCTGTTGTTGCTGGGGATAAAATGAAGGAG GTTCTTGTCCGTTCCATCTGGGTATTCGAGAAGTCTCTCTTTCATTCTGGGGCTCACTGGCGTCTCTGCGGACGAATTAAAGTATGA
- the LOC107899128 gene encoding 39S ribosomal protein L45, mitochondrial isoform X1, whose protein sequence is MALLRRFNTIRSLYQTLEMHQSSSFLSSRSYSSGFSNVSQFYGQGVTSCLYKTQTNALPWTCRNTPTLRSTTAAELLIFLNDKKSLSTQAPTQTRKVGAQISMTSPGFVYEPYALREPIPFWKRYFTRTGWRQTKEDIKSELKSAYAIAKLRKTGYSKQKFYKEAVELYKEISTLVANGDKTSLRKAVTENMFSALKNEIKQRESIWSKVYWELVEPIVKIRTLRARLIGVDKNDLNKAFIQLTLEFLTKEKFEAYDSKGAVVAGDKMKEVLVRSIWVFEKSLFHSGAHWRLCGRIKV, encoded by the exons ATACTATTCGTTCTCTTTATCAAACCCTTGAGATGCATCAATCTTCTTCATTCCT AAGCTCAAGAAGCTATTCCAGTGGGTTTTCAAATG TATCTCAATTCTACGGCCAAGGTGTAACTTCTTGCTTATATAAGACACAAACTAATGCTCTTCCTTGGACATGTAGAAACACACCGACACTTCGTTCAACCACG GCTGCTGAATTGTTGATCTTTTTGAATGACAAAAAGTCCTTATCCACACAAGCGCCTACACAAACACGGAAAGTG GGAGCTCAAATTTCTATGACTAGCCCTGGATTTGTGTATGAACCTTATGCACTTCGTGAACCGATCCCGTTTTGGAAGAG GTATTTTACAAGAACCGGTTGGAGACAAACAAAAGAAGATATCAAGTCTGAG CTCAAGAGTGCCTATGCAATTGCTAAGTTAAGGAAAACGGGGTACTCAAAACAGAAGTTCTATAAGGAAGCCGTAGAATTATACAAAGAG ATAAGTACTCTAGTAGCAAATGGTGACAAAACATCATTACGGAAAGCAGTTACGGAAAATATGTTCTCT GCACTCAAGAATGAAATTAAGCAAAGGGAATCTATATGGAGTAAGGTTTACTGGGAGTTGGTCGAACCTATTGTTAAAATACGAACTTTGCGAGCCCGATTG ATTGGTGTTGATAAGAATGACCTTAATAAAGCTTTCATCCAACTTACTCTCGAGTTCCTGACTAAGGAG AAATTCGAAGCATATGATTCTAAAGGCGCTGTTGTTGCTGGGGATAAAATGAAGGAG GTTCTTGTCCGTTCCATCTGGGTATTCGAGAAGTCTCTCTTTCATTCTGGGGCTCACTGGCGTCTCTGCGGACGAATTAAAGTATGA
- the LOC107899129 gene encoding protein FANTASTIC FOUR 3: protein MNSRNYLRFSKCGLGLIFNDETPRVVNPNVIVSSSLVLVNDIKLISQPPLPPPLPPPPLKMKDPGGIGFIDDIGGRVDGLMSCTESIGLESCEERRILVDDDDDDDNDHHYHQQMVEFCERERDRWRKKRSNGKMRIERNYSKLFPPPLSSLNENGQPCFYLKPVRKDGRLELTEVKIQRPDILHAVRENGRLRLHLFRSHNDQDISSKINEEKQEKVEESWKHRVTEDGLKRCQEQVMNHHQDHHHNHGWRQPCVTTR from the coding sequence ATGAATTCTCGTAATTATCTTCGTTTTTCTAAATGTGGATTAGGGTTGATTTTCAATGATGAAACACCTAGGGTTGTTAATCCAAATGTTATTGTGTCCTCTTCATTAGTACTTGTCAATGATATTAAACTTATATCGCAGCCTCCGCTGCCGCCACCGTTGCCACCTCCGCCATTGAAAATGAAAGACCCTGGTGGGATAGGATTTATAGATGATATAGGTGGTCGGGTGGACGGGCTTATGTCATGTACAGAGAGTATAGGGTTGGAGAGTTGTGAAGAGAGAAGGATTCTTGTtgatgatgacgatgatgatgataatgatcaTCATTATCATCAACAGATGGTGGAGTTTTGTGAAAGAGAAAGGGATAgatggagaaagaaaagaagtaaTGGAAAAATGAGAATAGAAAGGAATTATAGTAAGTTGTTTCCACCACCACTTTCTTCATTGAATGAAAATGGGCAGCCATGTTTTTACCTAAAACCGGTGAGAAAAGATGGGAGACTGGAGTTAACTGAGGTTAAAATACAGAGACCTGATATTTTACATGCTGTCAGGGAAAATGGTCGGTTGAGATTGCATCTGTTTAGAAGTCATAATGATCAAGATATTTCCTCTAAAATCAATGAAGAAAAACAAGAGAAAGTTGAAGAATCATGGAAACATAGAGTGACTGAAGATGGTTTGAAGAGATGTCAAGAGCAGGTTATGAACCATCATCAAGATCATCATCATAATCATGGATGGAGGCAGCCATGTGTGACAACAAGATGA